A single window of Paenibacillus sp. SYP-B4298 DNA harbors:
- the fmt gene encoding methionyl-tRNA formyltransferase, producing MRIVFMGTPEFAVPSLELLLGSEHEVVAVVTQPDRPKGRKRELTPPPVKEVALRHGLPVLQPERMRSPEAVAELAAYEPDLIVTAAYGQILPEGVLKLPRLGCINVHGSLLPKYRGGAPIQRAIINGETVTGVTIMYMAKGLDTGDMISRVEVPISEEDTSGTLFHKLSLAGAELLGRTLPDLIDGSVRAVPQEESEATYAPNLTREDERIDWGRTARQIYDQVRGLSPMAGGFTFLQGETFKVRECSVLTAPSAAEHRALSGKPPGALAVHEGRLLVQTGQGVLELLLIQPAGKKAMTAADWLKGARLEDSTVLGGEGQ from the coding sequence ATGCGTATCGTATTTATGGGAACGCCGGAGTTTGCCGTTCCTTCGCTGGAGCTGCTGCTGGGCAGCGAGCATGAGGTGGTGGCTGTCGTCACGCAGCCGGATCGTCCGAAGGGACGCAAGCGGGAGCTGACGCCGCCGCCGGTCAAGGAGGTGGCGCTGCGGCATGGACTGCCTGTGCTGCAGCCCGAGCGGATGCGCAGCCCGGAGGCGGTAGCGGAGCTGGCTGCGTATGAGCCGGATCTGATCGTTACGGCGGCCTACGGCCAGATTCTGCCAGAGGGGGTATTGAAGCTGCCGCGGCTGGGCTGTATTAACGTGCATGGCTCGCTGCTGCCGAAATATCGCGGCGGCGCTCCGATCCAGCGTGCGATCATCAATGGCGAGACGGTAACCGGGGTGACGATCATGTACATGGCGAAGGGACTGGATACCGGCGACATGATCAGTCGTGTTGAGGTGCCCATTTCCGAGGAGGATACCTCCGGCACGCTGTTTCACAAGCTGAGCTTGGCGGGAGCAGAGCTGCTCGGACGCACGCTGCCGGATCTAATTGACGGCAGCGTGCGCGCTGTGCCGCAGGAGGAGTCGGAGGCGACCTATGCGCCGAATCTGACGCGCGAGGATGAACGGATTGACTGGGGACGTACAGCGCGGCAAATCTACGACCAGGTAAGAGGGCTGTCGCCGATGGCAGGCGGCTTCACCTTCCTGCAGGGCGAGACCTTCAAGGTGCGTGAATGCAGCGTGCTGACAGCCCCGTCCGCAGCGGAGCATCGCGCCCTCAGCGGCAAGCCGCCGGGTGCGCTTGCTGTGCATGAGGGACGATTGCTGGTGCAAACTGGACAAGGCGTGCTGGAGCTGCTGCTGATTCAACCTGCTGGCAAGAAGGCGATGACGGCAGCGGATTGGCTCAAGGGCGCAAGGCTGGAGGATTCTACTGTGCTTGGCGGTGAAGGGCAATGA
- a CDS encoding Stp1/IreP family PP2C-type Ser/Thr phosphatase — MITAKRSDIGRIRLVNEDQAWVSLYNDQLAIAIVADGMGGHQAGDVASQLAVQTFRESLPAEQLDLAGGQVQELIAGAIHQANAVVYDVAAQNEQYHNMGTTVVAAVADGQQAVIAHIGDSRAYKVSEQSITQLTDDHTLVNELAKSGQISAQEAANHPHRNVLIRALGTDAQVEVDVQTLEWAPGELLLLCSDGLSNMVSEQQMQRTLLGGEGNLEDKAQQLVELALQAGGDDNITVVLLYNEAVTGMEQEG, encoded by the coding sequence TTGATTACAGCAAAACGAAGTGATATTGGGCGGATTCGGCTGGTCAATGAGGATCAGGCATGGGTCAGTCTGTATAACGACCAGTTGGCGATTGCCATCGTAGCCGACGGCATGGGCGGCCATCAGGCCGGGGATGTTGCCAGCCAGCTTGCCGTGCAGACCTTCCGCGAATCGTTGCCTGCCGAGCAGTTGGATCTGGCTGGCGGCCAGGTGCAAGAGCTGATAGCGGGCGCGATCCACCAGGCCAATGCGGTCGTCTATGATGTTGCTGCGCAAAATGAGCAGTACCACAATATGGGGACGACTGTTGTGGCGGCTGTTGCGGATGGGCAGCAGGCGGTCATTGCGCATATTGGCGACAGCAGAGCTTATAAGGTCAGCGAGCAATCCATTACCCAGCTCACAGATGACCATACGTTGGTGAATGAGCTGGCGAAGAGTGGTCAGATCAGCGCTCAGGAGGCTGCCAACCATCCACACCGCAATGTGCTGATTCGCGCGCTGGGCACCGATGCGCAGGTTGAGGTGGATGTCCAGACGTTGGAGTGGGCGCCCGGTGAGCTGCTGCTGCTATGCAGCGATGGACTCAGCAATATGGTCAGCGAGCAGCAGATGCAGAGGACGCTCCTGGGCGGCGAGGGGAATCTGGAGGACAAGGCGCAGCAACTGGTGGAGCTGGCGCTTCAAGCTGGAGGCGACGACAATATTACAGTCGTGCTGCTGTATAATGAAGCCGTTACGGGCATGGAGCAAGAGGGGTGA
- the rsgA gene encoding ribosome small subunit-dependent GTPase A, with translation MTSKARSGEGRIVKALSGYYYVMPDESTVSSDLIQCRARGIFKKKGLSPLVGDRVIYTLTENGEGMVDELLPRISELIRPPVANIELAVLVFSVSEPALNLQLLDKFLVHIEHAGIQALLCLSKGDLTDGDQSDENAVEAAEAAEAVRRIYAPLGYEIYTTSSRRKEGIEALKARLEGHLSVFSGQSGVGKSSLLNALVPGLGLETAAISNRLGRGKHTTRHVELIEIGGGGYVADTPGFSQLDFTELGIDQLGYCFREMRELASSCKFRGCSHIQEPGCAVLEALEEGRIEPSRHRNYSLFLDEMNDRKRRY, from the coding sequence ATGACGAGCAAGGCTAGATCGGGCGAAGGACGCATTGTTAAGGCATTAAGCGGTTATTATTATGTCATGCCGGATGAATCGACGGTTTCATCCGATCTGATTCAGTGCCGGGCGCGCGGCATCTTCAAGAAGAAGGGGCTGTCGCCGCTGGTTGGCGACCGTGTCATCTATACATTGACGGAGAACGGGGAGGGCATGGTGGATGAGCTGCTTCCCCGCATCTCGGAGCTGATCCGCCCGCCGGTAGCCAATATCGAGCTGGCGGTGCTGGTGTTCTCTGTGTCCGAGCCGGCGCTCAATCTCCAACTGCTGGACAAGTTTCTGGTACATATCGAGCATGCGGGCATTCAGGCGCTACTCTGTCTAAGCAAGGGCGATCTGACGGATGGAGACCAGTCCGATGAGAATGCGGTCGAGGCGGCTGAGGCAGCCGAGGCGGTGCGGCGCATCTATGCTCCTCTTGGCTATGAGATCTATACGACCAGCTCACGGCGCAAGGAAGGGATTGAGGCGCTCAAGGCGCGGCTGGAGGGTCATCTCAGTGTATTCTCTGGCCAATCGGGTGTCGGCAAGTCGTCGCTGCTGAATGCGCTGGTTCCCGGTCTAGGGCTGGAGACGGCGGCCATTAGCAATCGGCTTGGACGAGGCAAGCATACGACCCGTCATGTGGAGCTGATCGAGATTGGCGGTGGCGGTTATGTGGCGGATACACCGGGCTTTAGCCAGCTTGATTTTACAGAGCTGGGCATCGACCAGCTCGGATATTGCTTCCGGGAGATGAGAGAGCTGGCGTCCTCCTGCAAATTCCGTGGCTGCAGCCATATTCAAGAGCCTGGCTGCGCGGTTCTGGAGGCGTTGGAGGAAGGGCGGATCGAGCCGAGCCGACATCGCAACTACAGCCTGTTTTTGGATGAGATGAACGATAGAAAGCGGAGGTACTAA
- the rsmB gene encoding 16S rRNA (cytosine(967)-C(5))-methyltransferase RsmB has product MTEQRKRPSASRPLRPLSAREIALDTLCRVEADQAYSNLQLNQALQAAKLSRADASLATELVYGTLQRQGTLDYWLSRFVAKGVRKLEPWVRQLLRMSVYQLVYLDRIPPHAAVNEAVQIAKRRGHAGIAGMVNGVLRNMLRRRGELEIPAGLPAAERIALAHSHPQWLVERWIAAYGEQTAEAMCAASNEPPSSSVRINARRASREQVLEQLSGQGAAARASELAPQGIIVDRGGNLADTAFFRDGWWTVQDESSMLVAEVANPQPGMQVVDCCAAPGGKTTHLAEKMDDQGQVFANDLHPHKLKLIEQQAARLGLSSIRTMSGDARALAEKLEPGAFDVVLLDAPCSGLGVIRRKPELKWNKTPEDIEGVAQVQRRLLDACSALVKPGGTLVYSTCTVERRENEEQVERFVREHEEFELDPDWPQPLLAALREKGAIGAAFDGMAQLLPHHAGSDGFFIARLRRRS; this is encoded by the coding sequence ATGACGGAGCAGCGCAAGCGTCCCTCAGCAAGCCGACCGCTCCGACCGCTCTCCGCACGCGAGATTGCGCTGGACACGCTATGCCGTGTCGAAGCGGATCAGGCCTACAGCAATCTCCAGCTTAATCAGGCGCTGCAAGCAGCCAAGCTCTCAAGAGCTGACGCTTCGCTCGCCACCGAGCTGGTATATGGGACGCTGCAGCGGCAAGGAACGCTCGACTACTGGTTGTCTCGCTTCGTCGCCAAGGGAGTGCGCAAGCTGGAGCCGTGGGTGCGCCAGTTGCTGCGGATGAGCGTCTATCAGCTCGTCTATCTGGATCGCATCCCGCCGCACGCGGCGGTGAATGAAGCGGTGCAGATCGCCAAGCGCCGCGGTCATGCCGGCATCGCAGGCATGGTGAACGGGGTGCTGCGCAATATGCTGCGCCGCCGCGGCGAGCTGGAGATTCCGGCAGGGTTGCCTGCCGCCGAGCGGATCGCGCTTGCTCATTCACACCCGCAATGGCTGGTTGAGCGGTGGATTGCCGCCTATGGGGAGCAGACGGCCGAAGCGATGTGCGCGGCGAGCAATGAACCGCCAAGCTCCAGCGTGCGCATTAACGCCCGCCGCGCATCGCGCGAGCAGGTGCTGGAGCAACTGAGCGGGCAGGGCGCGGCAGCGAGGGCTTCGGAGCTGGCGCCGCAAGGGATTATCGTGGATCGCGGCGGCAATCTGGCGGACACCGCCTTCTTCCGTGACGGCTGGTGGACGGTGCAGGACGAGAGCTCGATGCTGGTGGCAGAGGTCGCCAATCCGCAGCCAGGCATGCAGGTGGTGGATTGCTGCGCAGCTCCGGGAGGCAAGACGACGCATCTGGCGGAGAAGATGGACGACCAAGGGCAGGTGTTCGCCAATGATCTGCATCCGCATAAGCTGAAGCTGATTGAGCAGCAGGCGGCGCGGCTGGGACTGTCCAGCATCCGCACGATGAGCGGCGACGCAAGAGCGCTGGCGGAGAAGCTGGAGCCGGGTGCGTTCGACGTCGTGTTATTGGATGCGCCTTGCTCGGGCCTTGGCGTCATCCGCCGCAAGCCGGAGCTGAAGTGGAACAAGACGCCGGAGGACATCGAGGGTGTCGCCCAGGTGCAGCGCAGGCTGCTTGATGCGTGCTCGGCACTGGTCAAGCCTGGCGGCACGCTCGTCTATAGCACCTGTACGGTGGAGCGCCGCGAGAACGAGGAGCAGGTGGAGCGCTTTGTGCGCGAGCATGAGGAGTTCGAGCTGGACCCGGATTGGCCGCAGCCGCTGCTGGCGGCGCTGCGGGAGAAGGGGGCAATCGGAGCAGCGTTCGACGGGATGGCGCAGTTGCTGCCGCATCATGCGGGAAGTGACGGATTCTTCATCGCCAGGCTGCGTCGGCGCAGCTAG
- the spoVM gene encoding stage V sporulation protein SpoVM: protein MKFYTIKLPKFLGGFVKAVLNTFQKN, encoded by the coding sequence ATGAAATTTTACACGATCAAGTTGCCGAAGTTTTTGGGTGGGTTTGTAAAAGCAGTCCTGAACACCTTCCAAAAAAACTAG
- the rpe gene encoding ribulose-phosphate 3-epimerase, whose amino-acid sequence MSIIAPSILSADFAKLAAEIADVESKGADWIHIDVMDGHFVPNLTFGAPIVGAVRPHSKLTFDVHLMISNPEQLIADFVQAGADRITVHAEACLHLHRVLHMIKEHGLPAGVALNPATPLSAVEEVLDDVDLVLIMTVNPGFGGQQFIPASLSKIARLKEQLERRGRGDVLIQVDGGINAQTAAQVREAGATVLVAGNAVFNAPDRAAAIAALRPGRG is encoded by the coding sequence ATGTCCATTATTGCACCATCGATATTGTCAGCAGACTTCGCCAAACTGGCGGCAGAAATTGCCGATGTGGAGAGCAAGGGAGCGGATTGGATTCACATCGACGTGATGGATGGTCATTTTGTGCCGAACCTGACCTTTGGAGCGCCGATTGTCGGCGCTGTGCGGCCACACTCCAAGCTGACATTTGACGTTCATTTGATGATCTCTAATCCCGAGCAGTTGATTGCAGATTTCGTACAGGCTGGCGCAGACCGCATTACCGTACATGCGGAGGCTTGCCTGCATCTGCACCGTGTGCTGCACATGATCAAGGAGCACGGACTGCCAGCAGGTGTGGCACTGAACCCGGCCACGCCGTTATCGGCGGTGGAGGAGGTGCTGGATGATGTCGATCTGGTGCTCATCATGACCGTCAATCCTGGCTTTGGCGGCCAGCAGTTCATCCCGGCCTCGCTGTCCAAGATTGCCCGCTTGAAGGAGCAACTGGAGCGTCGCGGCAGAGGAGATGTGCTGATCCAGGTGGATGGGGGCATCAATGCACAGACGGCAGCTCAGGTGCGTGAAGCGGGTGCCACCGTGCTGGTAGCTGGCAACGCGGTGTTCAATGCGCCTGACCGTGCTGCGGCGATCGCAGCGCTGCGTCCTGGTAGGGGCTGA
- the pknB gene encoding Stk1 family PASTA domain-containing Ser/Thr kinase: MIGHELGGRYEILARIGEGGMALVYKAHDILLGRNVAVKVLRQQFVHDEEFVRRFRREAQSAAALSHPNVVSIYDVGQEDETHYIVMEYVEGSNLNEIITERAPLQTEEAVRIAMQICDALEHAHYNQIIHRDIKPHNILIGKNGRVKVTDFGIARAVTSSTITQAGSVVGSVHYFSPEHAKGVSTGEKSDLYSLGIVLYQMLTGKLPFLGESPISVALKHLQERFEEPRVVNPHIPQSLENIILRSMRKNPGERYGSAADMLRDLESCLDAGRLNETKLHFHEDMEDTRVMPAIRGGAVYDAPAERTTVEQESYASRQPQEGQARTQGKRWIKPVVMIGGTLLVLGLLFFGLRMFLNDLDTSEVDVPYVVGKTLTQARSELEAAGLKVEDPIIYEASEKPKEEVIQQSKQNMIVKTGTYLRLYVSSGPQMEEMQNYVDQKYSDVRDNLLTLGLTADQIKSEEVFSDKPAGTILSQSPVAGEQFRIEQVAIRFEVSKGLEMVAMPNLVGRTQKEAINLIRDNELRLGPGNGIVEEPSFEPAGTVLEQFPHEAGTEVAKGAEVSITVSSGLPADARQFTFNINVSPAQAGGTSEVKVVYSDATGQNIECCKQTISDWTTIPVKVTLGPGKEAQVMVYRDGELADVFTRTYDQVQAGASQGESVPGMAPQEPEPPVEQPAEPQEPEQGAATENGGANQGESHNSGGNHDEQG, translated from the coding sequence ATGATCGGACATGAATTAGGCGGCCGTTATGAAATTCTCGCACGGATCGGCGAGGGCGGCATGGCGCTAGTCTACAAGGCGCATGATATATTGCTTGGACGGAATGTGGCAGTGAAGGTGCTGCGCCAGCAATTCGTCCATGACGAGGAATTCGTGCGACGCTTCCGCCGCGAGGCTCAGTCTGCAGCCGCGCTCTCCCATCCGAACGTAGTCAGCATCTATGATGTCGGGCAGGAGGACGAGACGCACTATATTGTCATGGAGTATGTCGAGGGCAGCAATCTTAACGAGATTATTACCGAGCGCGCGCCGTTGCAGACCGAGGAGGCTGTGCGCATTGCGATGCAGATATGCGATGCATTAGAGCATGCTCATTATAACCAGATTATTCATCGTGACATTAAGCCACATAATATATTAATTGGCAAAAATGGAAGAGTGAAGGTGACGGACTTTGGCATTGCCCGCGCGGTTACCTCCTCGACGATTACCCAGGCTGGTTCGGTAGTCGGCTCGGTGCATTATTTTTCTCCAGAGCATGCCAAAGGGGTTAGCACAGGCGAGAAATCGGACTTGTACTCTCTGGGCATCGTGCTGTATCAGATGCTGACCGGCAAGCTGCCGTTTCTGGGGGAAAGTCCGATCAGTGTGGCGCTCAAGCATCTGCAGGAGCGGTTCGAGGAGCCGCGGGTGGTCAATCCGCATATTCCGCAAAGCCTGGAAAATATTATTCTCCGCTCGATGCGCAAAAATCCTGGGGAGCGTTACGGATCAGCCGCCGACATGCTGCGTGATCTGGAGAGCTGCCTGGATGCCGGGCGCTTGAATGAGACGAAGCTCCATTTTCATGAGGATATGGAGGACACGCGCGTCATGCCTGCGATTCGGGGCGGAGCCGTGTACGACGCTCCGGCGGAACGGACGACTGTCGAGCAGGAGAGCTATGCTTCCCGGCAACCGCAGGAGGGTCAAGCTAGAACACAAGGCAAGAGATGGATCAAGCCTGTTGTCATGATTGGCGGCACGCTGCTTGTGCTCGGGCTGCTGTTCTTCGGCCTGCGCATGTTCCTGAATGATCTGGATACGAGCGAGGTGGATGTTCCTTACGTGGTCGGCAAGACGCTGACACAGGCCAGGAGCGAGCTGGAGGCGGCGGGGCTGAAGGTGGAAGACCCGATCATCTATGAGGCTTCGGAGAAGCCGAAGGAGGAGGTCATTCAGCAGTCGAAGCAAAATATGATTGTCAAGACCGGAACGTATCTGCGGCTCTATGTCAGCAGCGGCCCGCAGATGGAGGAAATGCAGAACTATGTCGATCAGAAATACAGCGATGTGCGCGACAATCTGCTCACGCTTGGGCTGACAGCCGATCAGATCAAGTCGGAGGAAGTGTTCTCGGATAAGCCGGCAGGCACGATTCTGTCCCAGTCGCCTGTGGCAGGCGAGCAATTCCGCATCGAGCAGGTCGCCATCCGCTTCGAGGTCAGCAAAGGTCTGGAGATGGTCGCCATGCCGAATCTGGTCGGTCGCACACAGAAGGAAGCGATCAATCTGATCCGTGACAATGAGCTGCGGCTTGGGCCAGGCAACGGCATCGTGGAAGAGCCGAGCTTTGAGCCTGCGGGCACTGTGCTGGAGCAATTTCCGCATGAGGCAGGAACAGAGGTGGCCAAGGGCGCGGAAGTTTCGATCACCGTCAGCTCTGGACTGCCTGCAGACGCCCGCCAATTTACGTTCAATATCAATGTCTCGCCGGCTCAGGCTGGCGGAACGAGTGAAGTGAAGGTGGTCTATTCGGATGCTACGGGGCAGAACATCGAGTGCTGCAAGCAGACGATCTCCGATTGGACGACGATTCCGGTCAAGGTTACGCTGGGGCCGGGCAAGGAAGCTCAGGTGATGGTCTATCGCGATGGCGAATTAGCCGATGTGTTCACCCGCACCTATGATCAGGTTCAAGCGGGCGCTTCCCAGGGAGAGAGCGTTCCGGGCATGGCGCCGCAGGAGCCGGAACCGCCGGTGGAGCAACCGGCCGAGCCGCAGGAGCCAGAGCAGGGAGCTGCGACGGAGAATGGCGGCGCCAATCAGGGAGAAAGCCACAATTCCGGAGGAAACCATGACGAGCAAGGCTAG
- a CDS encoding preprotein translocase subunit SecA, with the protein MSDQELIGHKDQLAKLLQSGKAAEHDLCVAAALVKEAIRRSIGYLLHNEQLEGGCEMISGKVAEMKTGEGKTLASLIPLFWFAAQGRGVHMITANPYLAERDYLQAAKVMQLLGITVGLNRAELTADEKQAAYSCDVTYGTWSEFGFDYLRDHLVDEPDKRVQRGLACAIIDEIDSILIDEARTPIVIASKSRSAPDLWHICNRFVRGLREGTDYECDYETNQVSFSDRCISRVEAIFQIDNLFDPEHVSFYHALLQCLRAHVLMRADRDYLIAEGKVGIIDAYTGRVLEGREFGDGLQQAIEMKEGLELSEETLTHASISVQKYFSLYAQLSGMSGTLQDAKEELLHIYGLEVAPIRTHKPVMRVDAPDLVFATREAKLSRLVQDIAALQDKGVPVLIGTVTVQQSEQLAERLSRAGLSFQLLNARTEQEEVDIISGAGELSKITIATNMAGRGADIRLADGVAQRGGLHVIGLERNESRRIDLQLCGRSGRQGDPGRSQFYISLEDELFQRFARDEAERWQSNWRWGEDGVSSKELLEFADRVQQRAEQHMYAIRSLLFRLDSVTHRQREWFYASRDELLLTDRIESALQRSVEQWMDQCTLRLCPPERMVEEWKLRQLGQEFRLEGLHADPEMTTGKMAEQLRLLWEPGWARFVEQQELQTWRRGWRLRCLRQLDQYWMEHMEQLAMIRQGIHFRALESRDLVQVYEEEAYRLHTLFVRRYHRFIAKAVIREQESRAALLQGTA; encoded by the coding sequence TTGTCCGATCAAGAGCTTATCGGTCACAAGGATCAGCTTGCGAAGCTGCTCCAATCCGGGAAAGCCGCTGAGCATGACCTCTGTGTGGCGGCTGCGCTCGTCAAGGAGGCGATCAGGCGCTCTATCGGCTACTTGCTGCATAACGAGCAACTGGAGGGCGGCTGCGAGATGATCAGCGGCAAGGTTGCCGAGATGAAGACAGGAGAAGGGAAGACGCTTGCTTCACTTATTCCGCTCTTCTGGTTTGCCGCTCAGGGAAGAGGCGTACATATGATCACCGCCAATCCGTATCTGGCGGAGCGTGATTATCTTCAGGCCGCCAAGGTTATGCAGTTGCTGGGCATTACGGTGGGCTTGAACCGGGCGGAGCTTACGGCAGACGAGAAGCAGGCTGCTTATAGCTGTGATGTGACCTATGGCACGTGGTCGGAGTTTGGCTTCGACTATTTGCGGGATCATCTGGTGGATGAGCCGGACAAGCGGGTGCAGCGCGGGCTTGCCTGCGCAATCATCGATGAAATCGACAGCATTCTGATCGACGAAGCGCGCACGCCGATTGTCATTGCTTCCAAATCAAGGAGCGCTCCTGATTTATGGCATATTTGCAATCGTTTTGTTCGAGGGCTTCGGGAAGGAACGGACTACGAATGCGATTATGAGACGAACCAGGTTTCGTTCTCGGATCGCTGTATCAGCAGAGTGGAGGCCATCTTCCAGATTGACAATCTGTTTGACCCGGAGCATGTGTCCTTTTATCATGCTCTGCTCCAATGCTTGCGAGCGCATGTCCTCATGAGGGCAGACAGAGACTATCTGATTGCTGAGGGCAAGGTAGGCATTATTGATGCCTATACAGGCCGGGTGCTGGAGGGCCGGGAATTCGGCGATGGTCTGCAGCAAGCGATTGAGATGAAGGAAGGGCTGGAGCTGAGCGAGGAAACGCTGACCCATGCGTCGATTTCGGTACAGAAGTATTTCAGCTTGTATGCACAGCTCAGCGGTATGTCCGGCACGCTGCAGGATGCCAAGGAGGAGCTGCTTCACATCTACGGCCTGGAGGTTGCTCCGATTCGGACGCATAAGCCGGTTATGAGGGTGGATGCTCCTGATCTGGTGTTCGCAACCAGGGAGGCGAAGCTGAGCCGTCTTGTTCAGGACATCGCTGCCTTGCAGGACAAGGGGGTGCCGGTGCTGATCGGTACGGTGACGGTGCAGCAGTCCGAGCAGTTGGCTGAGCGACTGTCGCGCGCGGGTCTGTCGTTCCAACTGCTGAATGCCCGAACGGAGCAGGAGGAAGTGGATATTATTAGCGGAGCTGGCGAGCTGTCCAAGATCACCATTGCCACGAATATGGCGGGTCGCGGCGCGGATATTCGTCTTGCGGATGGCGTAGCGCAACGTGGCGGGCTGCATGTCATCGGACTGGAGAGGAACGAGAGCCGCAGAATCGATCTGCAGCTATGCGGGCGGTCGGGCAGGCAAGGCGATCCGGGTCGGTCGCAATTTTATATCTCGCTGGAGGATGAGCTGTTCCAGCGTTTTGCCCGCGATGAGGCAGAGCGTTGGCAGAGCAATTGGCGCTGGGGCGAGGATGGGGTATCGTCCAAGGAGCTGCTGGAATTCGCCGACCGGGTGCAGCAGCGGGCGGAGCAGCATATGTATGCCATCCGTTCGCTATTATTCCGTCTGGACAGTGTGACGCACCGTCAGCGGGAGTGGTTCTATGCCAGCCGGGACGAGCTGCTGCTGACCGACCGGATTGAGTCGGCTCTGCAGCGCTCGGTTGAGCAATGGATGGATCAGTGCACACTGCGGCTATGCCCGCCCGAGCGAATGGTTGAGGAATGGAAGCTGCGCCAGCTTGGCCAGGAATTCCGTCTGGAAGGGCTGCATGCCGATCCGGAGATGACGACGGGCAAGATGGCAGAGCAGCTCAGACTGCTGTGGGAGCCTGGATGGGCCCGCTTTGTGGAGCAGCAGGAGCTGCAGACATGGCGCCGTGGATGGCGTCTGCGCTGCTTGCGCCAGCTCGATCAGTACTGGATGGAGCATATGGAGCAGCTTGCTATGATCAGGCAAGGGATTCATTTTCGGGCGCTGGAATCCCGGGATCTCGTGCAGGTGTACGAGGAGGAGGCTTATCGGCTCCATACCCTCTTTGTTCGCAGATACCATCGCTTTATAGCCAAGGCCGTCATTCGAGAGCAGGAAAGCCGGGCAGCGCTGCTGCAGGGAACAGCGTAG
- the rpmB gene encoding 50S ribosomal protein L28: protein MSRKCFITGKGPSTGNHVSHANNKNKRTWGANVQKVRIMVDGKPKRVYVSARALKSGKITRV from the coding sequence ATGTCTCGCAAATGCTTTATTACAGGCAAAGGCCCAAGCACTGGCAACCATGTATCCCATGCCAATAACAAAAACAAACGCACCTGGGGCGCCAACGTTCAAAAGGTTCGCATCATGGTTGACGGCAAGCCGAAGCGCGTATATGTCAGCGCTCGTGCGCTGAAATCCGGCAAAATTACCCGCGTTTAA
- the rlmN gene encoding 23S rRNA (adenine(2503)-C(2))-methyltransferase RlmN, which produces MKPFIYDYTLEQLQQWMKDNGEPAFRAAQLFDWLYVKRVTGFEEMSNLPKPLRAKLDDQFAFVTLGEITRFESKDGTVKFLFGLHDNHAIETVVMRHNYGNSICVTTQVGCRIGCTFCASTLGGLKRNLTAGEIVAQVVTAQQMLDATDERISSIVIMGSGEPFENYEATMDFLRIMIHEKGLNIGQRHITVSTSGIVPSMYKFAEENTQINLAISIHAPNDELRSKLMPVNRRFPFDEVMEACRYYIAKTGRRITFEYALIGGVNDRPEHAEELASVLQGLLCHVNLIPVNHVPERKYVRTPREDIFEFQRILERNKINATIRREQGHDIAAACGQLRAKHMESQAR; this is translated from the coding sequence ATGAAACCGTTCATATATGACTATACGCTGGAGCAGCTTCAGCAATGGATGAAGGATAATGGCGAGCCGGCTTTCCGCGCCGCTCAACTGTTTGACTGGCTGTACGTCAAGCGGGTGACCGGATTTGAGGAGATGAGCAATCTCCCGAAGCCGCTACGCGCCAAGCTCGACGACCAATTTGCCTTTGTGACGCTGGGTGAAATTACGAGGTTTGAATCGAAGGATGGAACGGTCAAGTTCCTGTTCGGTCTGCATGACAATCATGCGATCGAGACGGTCGTCATGCGCCACAACTATGGCAATAGCATCTGTGTGACCACTCAGGTGGGCTGCCGGATCGGCTGCACCTTCTGCGCCTCGACCCTCGGCGGCCTCAAGCGCAATCTGACGGCGGGCGAGATCGTTGCTCAGGTGGTGACAGCACAGCAGATGCTGGATGCGACCGATGAGCGCATCTCCAGCATCGTGATCATGGGCTCGGGTGAGCCGTTCGAGAACTATGAGGCAACGATGGACTTTCTGCGCATCATGATCCATGAGAAGGGGCTGAATATCGGCCAGCGCCATATTACGGTGTCCACGAGCGGCATCGTGCCGAGCATGTACAAGTTTGCCGAGGAGAACACACAGATTAATCTGGCGATTTCGATCCATGCGCCCAATGATGAGCTGCGGTCGAAGCTGATGCCGGTCAACCGCCGCTTTCCGTTCGATGAGGTGATGGAGGCTTGCCGCTATTATATAGCCAAGACCGGGCGTCGCATTACCTTTGAATATGCGCTTATCGGCGGTGTAAACGACCGGCCAGAGCATGCGGAGGAGCTGGCAAGTGTGCTGCAGGGGCTACTCTGCCATGTCAATCTGATTCCGGTCAACCATGTGCCGGAGCGCAAATATGTGCGCACGCCGCGCGAGGATATATTTGAATTCCAGCGCATACTGGAACGCAACAAGATCAATGCAACCATCCGCAGGGAGCAAGGGCATGATATTGCAGCCGCTTGCGGCCAACTGCGAGCCAAACATATGGAGTCTCAGGCGAGGTGA